A region from the Geobacter benzoatilyticus genome encodes:
- a CDS encoding GSU2204 family CXXCH-containing (seleno)protein: MKISGKWLMALPVLVLCAPLSLFAEQESKNLSATIETGAAGLAVSDDISRVNEYSSIRTKPGVNPYGKVDLSVKGAGITLDGDVRFMDSRDQTHNVKLDVKRVLRSSFSYDVFQHWLDHDQINYLDAAIPKAPALSGPSTTIGTNTAFLESNNTITPNFVPGFLVTETASGTRYVANSWTPTAGYTAQQIGRASVFGEDLTPNADFSVVRREWKSHSDLTLPQLPNLTFHFTYRNEDRNGMEQSIGMSKCTSCHVTGKGKKIDENTRDITAGVTGKFGLLTLNYSYMNRQFREHGADPTMTYDPALSPGMNFPANYLTAAQGFDNRLLYDYRNGGLRYDVTPDSNKDSHVIKAKLDLPHNTTMVASYVNTTVDSTKTGDADIFSLDQGKLKTSYDAYGGRITATPWKNLTVTLRGKAEKIENDDVTLSFNTLPVVDVASWGTAPNQFTPTAESLSPTRHSVLSRDVATLGMDTVYRLAKRTTLRLGYEYKNEDRDDELFGKTETHKIKASLNSRPTNTLSMRASYTYKDIENPFQNPDAALVPTTSVMAPFTTTVIGGPTYGVSFYDERIADLSNQPDSVHEGAVTATWSPSARFSTTAYYRVKMEQNDLNTSSWKQQTHSPGISFWYAPSDKVNITLAYNFMKQTSKTDFCQGWYDGUAGVIPSTQFGSTCDNFEYDTEVHTLSLNTTYQATDKLKLHANALYNDATAEMSGLYLSPIDTTDYIINQLYSTDNLARFSTYSDLSYEQIECSLGGTYNFTRNLYLTAQAGFSQFVDDAPYVYGDQDGISYSGSLGLGYRF; this comes from the coding sequence ATGAAAATATCCGGAAAATGGCTGATGGCTCTACCGGTACTGGTCCTGTGCGCTCCGCTTTCACTTTTCGCCGAGCAGGAATCAAAAAACCTGTCTGCGACAATTGAAACGGGGGCAGCAGGGCTGGCAGTATCGGATGACATCAGCCGCGTGAACGAATATTCGTCAATACGGACCAAGCCCGGCGTCAACCCCTATGGGAAAGTCGATCTCAGTGTCAAAGGAGCAGGCATCACACTGGATGGCGACGTCAGGTTCATGGACTCCAGGGATCAGACGCACAATGTGAAATTGGACGTCAAGCGGGTTCTTAGATCCAGCTTCAGCTATGATGTGTTTCAGCATTGGCTAGACCATGACCAGATAAACTATCTCGACGCGGCAATCCCCAAAGCACCCGCACTCTCTGGGCCGTCCACGACAATCGGCACCAACACTGCGTTCCTTGAAAGCAACAACACCATCACCCCAAACTTCGTACCGGGCTTCCTGGTAACCGAGACGGCCAGCGGAACCCGTTATGTAGCCAACTCCTGGACGCCGACTGCCGGGTACACTGCCCAGCAGATAGGTCGCGCATCGGTCTTCGGCGAGGATCTGACCCCAAATGCCGATTTCTCCGTGGTGCGCCGGGAATGGAAAAGCCACTCGGACCTCACCCTGCCCCAGCTTCCGAACCTGACCTTCCACTTCACCTACCGCAACGAGGACCGCAACGGGATGGAGCAGTCCATAGGCATGAGCAAATGCACCTCGTGCCACGTGACCGGCAAAGGGAAGAAGATCGACGAAAACACCAGGGACATTACCGCCGGCGTCACGGGTAAGTTCGGGCTGCTGACCTTGAACTACTCTTACATGAACCGACAGTTCAGGGAGCACGGCGCCGACCCGACGATGACCTATGACCCGGCACTGTCTCCGGGCATGAATTTCCCGGCCAATTACCTGACCGCGGCCCAGGGGTTCGATAACCGGCTCCTGTACGATTACCGCAATGGGGGGCTCAGGTATGATGTTACCCCCGATTCCAACAAGGACAGCCACGTCATCAAGGCCAAGCTCGACCTGCCGCACAACACCACCATGGTGGCCAGTTACGTGAACACTACTGTCGACAGTACAAAGACAGGAGACGCGGATATATTTTCCCTGGACCAGGGGAAACTGAAGACCTCCTACGATGCCTACGGCGGCAGGATCACCGCCACCCCGTGGAAAAACCTGACGGTAACGCTGCGCGGAAAGGCAGAGAAGATCGAGAATGACGATGTAACCCTCTCGTTCAACACCCTTCCAGTCGTTGATGTCGCCTCATGGGGCACAGCGCCGAACCAGTTCACTCCCACGGCGGAGTCGCTGTCGCCGACGCGGCATTCGGTGCTCTCCAGGGATGTGGCAACCCTCGGCATGGATACCGTTTACCGGCTGGCGAAACGGACCACTCTCCGCCTGGGCTATGAGTACAAGAACGAAGACCGCGACGACGAGCTCTTCGGAAAGACCGAGACCCATAAAATCAAGGCGTCACTCAACAGCAGGCCCACCAATACGCTCTCAATGAGGGCCAGCTACACTTACAAGGACATCGAGAACCCGTTCCAGAATCCCGATGCCGCACTGGTACCGACGACATCGGTCATGGCCCCCTTCACGACAACGGTCATCGGCGGTCCGACCTATGGGGTCTCATTCTACGACGAGCGGATCGCAGATCTCTCCAACCAGCCCGACAGTGTTCACGAAGGGGCTGTCACCGCCACATGGTCGCCTTCGGCCCGTTTTTCGACTACCGCCTACTACCGCGTAAAGATGGAGCAGAACGACCTCAACACGTCCAGCTGGAAACAGCAGACCCATTCGCCGGGCATTTCCTTCTGGTATGCACCGAGCGATAAAGTGAACATCACCCTCGCCTACAACTTCATGAAACAGACATCCAAAACAGACTTCTGCCAAGGATGGTACGATGGCTGAGCGGGGGTAATCCCATCGACCCAGTTTGGGTCGACATGCGACAATTTCGAGTACGACACCGAAGTTCATACTCTTTCGCTGAACACGACTTACCAGGCAACAGACAAGCTGAAACTGCACGCAAACGCCCTGTATAATGATGCAACGGCCGAAATGAGCGGGCTTTACCTCTCGCCCATAGACACAACCGACTACATCATTAACCAGCTGTACTCCACCGACAACCTTGCACGGTTCAGCACCTACTCGGATCTGAGCTATGAGCAGATTGAATGCAGTCTCGGCGGCACCTATAACTTCACCCGGAACCTCTACCTGACTGCCCAGGCCGGGTTCTCGCAGTTCGTGGACGATGCTCCCTACGTCTACGGCGACCAGGACGGAATCAGCTACTCCGGATCCCTGGGGCTCGGGTACCGTTTCTAA
- the lptE gene encoding LptE family protein gives MALSLAALVISGCGYHVMKPARGGAGLEGKTLEVTIFDNRSFRPNIEAILSDIIVDELVKREGAQLVERGGDIVLSGAIIDYSTSHVSYTAEDEVKEYRAKVTAEVALRNKETGKVIWKGTLTSSQDFPALDDLVFQQNSEDAAIREICRKLAREVYIHLTEDF, from the coding sequence ATGGCACTTTCCCTGGCTGCCCTCGTCATCTCGGGGTGCGGATATCACGTCATGAAACCGGCCAGGGGGGGGGCGGGGCTGGAAGGCAAGACCCTGGAGGTTACCATATTCGATAACCGCAGTTTCCGGCCGAACATCGAAGCGATCCTTTCCGACATAATCGTGGATGAACTGGTCAAGAGAGAAGGCGCCCAGCTTGTGGAGAGGGGGGGGGATATTGTGCTCTCCGGGGCCATCATTGATTATTCAACATCCCATGTCTCTTATACCGCAGAGGATGAGGTCAAGGAATACCGGGCTAAGGTGACGGCTGAAGTTGCCCTGAGAAATAAAGAGACCGGAAAAGTGATCTGGAAAGGTACCCTTACCTCTTCCCAGGATTTTCCCGCCCTGGATGACCTTGTATTCCAGCAGAACAGCGAAGATGCCGCCATTCGGGAGATTTGCCGCAAGCTGGCGCGGGAAGTCTATATCCATTTGACTGAAGATTTCTGA
- a CDS encoding GSU2203 family decaheme c-type cytochrome encodes MQKKLPNARWLSLAALSVISLVVGACATGSVRERVLTLPTIEGAAYVGDKDCAQCHDKIVEPFADTIHGKLADFEVMGGTKGCESCHGAGSIHTAEGDSSKILSFASLSSDQASAICLKCHSAGTHMEWAGSEHALNEVACTDCHKIHQGKKEAKHSLRMSEVELCYSCHQEYRAKANFPSHHPLREGKMTCTSCHQPHGTAEKSLKTEERVNDLCFTCHSRYQGPFVFEHAPVQEDCTICHDAHGSVANNLLKQSEPFLCLQCHESHFHTIRTGATVDSGNVAYDANTIANTTDPLSATNSVQFDNSHGTDGWAKAFGTKCTVCHSQVHGSDLPSQTAPSMNSDGSRGWPDGASGLTR; translated from the coding sequence ATGCAAAAAAAGTTACCCAATGCCAGATGGTTGTCCCTGGCCGCATTGTCCGTGATTTCGCTAGTTGTTGGAGCATGCGCGACGGGCTCTGTCAGGGAACGGGTCCTGACCCTGCCGACCATTGAAGGCGCAGCATACGTCGGCGACAAGGACTGCGCCCAGTGTCACGACAAGATCGTTGAACCGTTTGCCGATACCATCCACGGCAAGCTGGCCGATTTCGAGGTTATGGGGGGAACGAAGGGGTGCGAGTCCTGCCACGGTGCCGGCAGCATCCATACTGCCGAAGGCGATTCGAGCAAGATTCTCTCCTTTGCGAGCCTTTCATCGGATCAGGCCTCGGCAATCTGCCTCAAGTGCCATTCGGCAGGCACCCACATGGAATGGGCCGGAAGCGAACATGCGCTGAACGAAGTGGCCTGCACCGATTGCCACAAGATACATCAAGGCAAGAAAGAGGCAAAACACAGCCTGAGGATGAGCGAAGTCGAACTTTGCTATTCGTGCCACCAGGAATACCGTGCCAAAGCCAACTTCCCCTCCCACCATCCGCTCCGCGAAGGGAAGATGACCTGCACCAGTTGCCATCAGCCCCACGGCACCGCCGAGAAGAGCCTCAAGACCGAAGAACGGGTGAACGACCTCTGCTTCACCTGCCACAGCCGCTACCAGGGTCCCTTCGTATTCGAGCATGCGCCGGTACAGGAAGACTGCACCATCTGCCATGACGCCCACGGCAGCGTGGCAAACAATCTTCTCAAACAGAGCGAGCCGTTCCTCTGCCTCCAGTGCCACGAGAGCCACTTCCACACCATCAGGACCGGCGCGACCGTCGACTCCGGCAACGTGGCTTACGATGCAAACACCATCGCCAATACAACCGACCCGCTCTCAGCGACGAATTCGGTTCAGTTTGACAACAGCCACGGCACCGACGGATGGGCCAAGGCCTTCGGCACCAAGTGTACCGTCTGCCATTCCCAGGTCCATGGCAGCGATCTCCCCTCGCAGACAGCACCGTCAATGAACAGCGATGGCTCAAGGGGCTGGCCCGATGGAGCCTCGGGACTTACCCGCTAA
- a CDS encoding LysR family transcriptional regulator: METMYLKTLIVAAEKGSFSKASTELCITQSAVSQRIKFLEERYGCELLDRTGPVVMLTPAGEMVVKKAQAMLEIEKSLQDELQKFTGRQSLSICCTPSFGTAFLPGVLNCFMQKNADTVDLKFMFSTPEQAVKGLAERDFDIGIIEHCDGLDLSEFHKVDLPKDELVFISSPSLGIPSPIADIEQLKAQRLIARKDGCSSKKLLRHNLSAMGCDIEDFRSTVIYDDLRLTVETVLAGGGISFVSTSLVRKQLDEQTLREHRVEGFCHNRYRTVAVSRRKSNDPFVKDFLMCVKTEFDELCMN; encoded by the coding sequence ATGGAAACGATGTATCTGAAAACGCTGATCGTTGCTGCGGAAAAGGGGAGTTTTTCAAAGGCTTCCACGGAACTCTGCATAACCCAGTCGGCCGTGTCCCAGAGGATAAAATTCCTGGAAGAGCGCTACGGTTGCGAGCTCCTTGACAGAACTGGACCGGTGGTGATGCTGACGCCGGCGGGCGAGATGGTGGTTAAAAAAGCCCAGGCGATGCTTGAGATAGAAAAATCTCTTCAGGACGAACTGCAAAAGTTTACCGGCAGGCAAAGCCTCTCGATCTGTTGCACGCCATCTTTCGGAACGGCTTTCCTTCCGGGGGTACTCAACTGCTTCATGCAGAAAAATGCCGACACTGTCGATCTCAAGTTCATGTTCTCTACGCCGGAGCAGGCGGTGAAGGGGCTTGCCGAAAGGGATTTCGACATCGGAATCATTGAACACTGCGATGGGCTCGACCTTTCGGAGTTTCACAAAGTAGACCTTCCCAAGGATGAACTGGTCTTTATCAGCTCTCCCTCCCTGGGAATTCCCTCGCCCATTGCCGATATCGAACAGCTAAAGGCCCAGCGGCTCATTGCCCGCAAAGACGGTTGCAGTTCCAAGAAACTTCTTCGGCACAACTTGTCGGCCATGGGATGTGATATCGAGGATTTCAGGAGTACGGTTATCTATGACGACTTGCGTCTGACAGTGGAGACAGTACTTGCCGGAGGCGGGATTTCATTCGTTTCTACAAGTTTGGTGCGGAAACAGCTGGATGAGCAAACTCTCAGAGAACACAGGGTTGAGGGGTTTTGTCACAACAGGTATCGAACCGTTGCCGTGAGCAGGCGCAAGTCCAATGATCCGTTCGTGAAGGATTTTCTGATGTGCGTCAAGACCGAGTTTGACGAGCTTTGCATGAACTGA
- the holA gene encoding DNA polymerase III subunit delta yields MKIDEFNKAVSRGDISPLYYFHGDEPYLMERAVKRLTDLVVPPDFRDFNLDVFYGNECKGDEIASVAQTLPMFADRRMVIVKRSGDLSAAALEILAACAVDPPPTTCLVFVGEKVDQRKKFFQELKKKGELVECKRPYENQLGAFIREEAKSLGKRIEPAAAEMLVYLVGSNLGELTTQLEKVALYVGQREAITIGDVRGIVSDTKVESVFDLANAMGERDPAKALRSLATILRDGEAPLMLLAMIARHFRQLWRVRDLMAQKVAQQDISRLAGINPYFLKGVMAQARNFGTHELKRVFESLYAADLELKGGGSRRPALIMERLVMDVCGISR; encoded by the coding sequence ATGAAAATCGACGAATTCAATAAAGCAGTGTCACGGGGAGATATTTCTCCCCTTTACTATTTCCATGGTGATGAACCTTACCTTATGGAGCGGGCCGTAAAGCGGCTTACAGACCTCGTTGTCCCCCCTGATTTCCGTGATTTCAATCTGGACGTTTTTTATGGCAACGAGTGCAAGGGAGATGAAATCGCGTCGGTGGCCCAGACTCTTCCGATGTTTGCCGATCGCAGGATGGTAATCGTGAAGCGTTCCGGCGACCTTTCCGCTGCCGCCCTGGAAATACTTGCAGCCTGCGCCGTGGACCCGCCGCCCACCACGTGCCTCGTCTTCGTCGGAGAGAAGGTTGATCAGCGGAAGAAATTCTTCCAGGAACTGAAAAAGAAGGGTGAGCTCGTGGAGTGCAAGCGCCCCTACGAGAACCAGCTCGGCGCTTTCATCCGCGAAGAGGCAAAAAGCCTGGGCAAGCGCATCGAGCCGGCTGCGGCCGAAATGCTGGTATATCTGGTGGGAAGCAATCTGGGCGAATTAACCACACAGTTGGAAAAGGTGGCACTGTATGTTGGCCAGCGCGAAGCAATAACCATTGGCGATGTACGGGGTATCGTTTCAGACACGAAGGTTGAGAGCGTTTTTGATCTTGCCAATGCCATGGGCGAACGCGATCCGGCAAAGGCATTGCGGAGCCTTGCCACCATCCTGCGGGATGGCGAGGCGCCGCTTATGCTCCTTGCCATGATTGCCAGGCACTTCCGTCAGCTTTGGCGGGTAAGGGATTTGATGGCGCAGAAGGTCGCGCAGCAGGATATCTCCCGCCTTGCAGGCATTAACCCCTATTTCCTTAAAGGGGTTATGGCGCAGGCGCGTAATTTCGGGACCCATGAACTGAAACGGGTGTTCGAAAGCCTGTACGCGGCTGACCTGGAGCTCAAGGGGGGAGGGTCACGGCGGCCTGCACTCATCATGGAGCGGCTTGTGATGGATGTCTGCGGAATTTCCCGGTAA
- the rpsT gene encoding 30S ribosomal protein S20, translating to MAHHKSALKRIKQNKKKQLRNKSIRSGLRTFIKNVREAVEAKDAAKAKEALQAAIPVIDKAATKGIIHANVASRNVSRLTKLVNTLG from the coding sequence TTGGCTCATCACAAGTCGGCCCTGAAAAGGATCAAGCAGAACAAGAAGAAACAACTCAGAAACAAGTCTATCCGCTCTGGTCTGCGGACTTTCATAAAGAATGTACGTGAGGCGGTTGAAGCCAAGGATGCAGCCAAGGCAAAAGAAGCCCTTCAGGCAGCTATTCCGGTCATCGACAAGGCAGCCACCAAGGGGATCATCCACGCCAATGTTGCTTCCCGCAACGTTTCCCGTCTCACCAAACTGGTGAACACCCTCGGCTAG
- a CDS encoding DUF3373 domain-containing protein, translating into MKSTTRKVLAGALLVGLCQPITALAADQADLEKKMEALEKELESLKGQMKDTDRKVDKVEEKSIGRWLTISGDYRFRYDYLQGRTAKYLVPNPADPMNPFPSASKSVKDSSLFTNRFGLNLKAKATQNVSVTARLLMYKVTGDQDDAALQGNSAYSFDRAGAFDGTVGHVPGDSKLAVDRVYATWSNIMDQPIWFSVGRRPSTGGIPSHLKQNQERPGNAGVPQLLVDYAFDGGTLGWAPDIEALPGAYAKICYGRGFESGIQDSSNNSLKDTDMIGINIVPYDTDAFHAEFQYNRGMDIFDAPVMLTGPYTYLKPTANLGDIDWYGLSFLGKVKNAGPGSFHWFVNGAISKTHPNGDLLGIDGNGDGQVDQNMPVALLSDMGDTKSTSGWAVYVGGRYDFESTGTKIGLEYNHGSKNWITFAPAADDMWTSKVGTRGDVYEAYVIQELKFAPISSYLSKVFFKLGYQYYKFDYTGSNSWLGAAHEFNELNNPMLAQMTAPMKTAQDLYATFEVHF; encoded by the coding sequence ATGAAAAGCACTACCCGGAAGGTCCTTGCAGGTGCCCTGCTCGTCGGGCTCTGCCAGCCGATTACTGCACTTGCCGCAGACCAGGCTGACCTGGAGAAGAAAATGGAGGCCCTCGAGAAAGAGCTGGAGTCTCTCAAGGGTCAAATGAAAGACACCGACAGAAAAGTTGACAAGGTTGAGGAAAAATCCATTGGCCGCTGGCTGACCATCAGTGGTGATTACCGGTTCCGGTATGACTATCTGCAAGGCCGCACTGCTAAATATTTGGTACCTAATCCAGCGGATCCCATGAATCCATTTCCAAGTGCCAGTAAGTCTGTAAAAGACAGTTCACTCTTCACGAACCGCTTCGGCCTTAACCTCAAGGCCAAGGCCACCCAGAACGTGAGCGTCACCGCCCGTCTCCTCATGTACAAGGTGACCGGCGATCAGGATGATGCCGCTCTTCAAGGGAACTCAGCATATTCGTTCGACCGGGCCGGAGCTTTCGACGGCACCGTCGGCCATGTCCCGGGCGACAGCAAGCTTGCGGTCGACCGCGTTTACGCCACCTGGAGCAACATCATGGACCAGCCCATCTGGTTCTCGGTGGGTCGTCGCCCCTCCACCGGCGGCATCCCCTCACACCTGAAGCAGAATCAGGAGCGCCCCGGCAACGCCGGCGTTCCGCAACTGCTCGTTGATTATGCCTTTGACGGCGGCACCCTGGGATGGGCGCCGGACATCGAGGCGCTTCCCGGCGCATACGCCAAAATCTGCTATGGTCGCGGCTTCGAGAGCGGCATTCAGGATAGCAGCAACAACAGCCTCAAAGATACCGACATGATCGGCATCAACATTGTCCCTTACGACACCGACGCATTCCACGCCGAATTCCAGTACAACCGCGGCATGGATATCTTCGACGCACCGGTAATGCTCACTGGTCCGTACACATACCTTAAACCGACTGCAAACCTCGGCGACATCGACTGGTACGGCCTCTCTTTCTTGGGTAAAGTAAAGAATGCTGGACCAGGATCTTTCCACTGGTTTGTTAATGGCGCTATCAGCAAGACCCATCCCAACGGAGATCTGTTAGGAATCGACGGTAACGGCGACGGGCAAGTTGACCAAAACATGCCTGTTGCTCTTCTTTCCGATATGGGTGACACAAAATCCACCTCGGGATGGGCTGTATATGTCGGTGGCCGTTATGACTTTGAATCCACCGGGACGAAGATCGGCCTTGAGTACAACCACGGCTCCAAGAACTGGATCACTTTCGCACCGGCCGCTGACGACATGTGGACCAGCAAGGTGGGCACCCGCGGCGACGTCTACGAGGCCTACGTGATCCAGGAACTGAAATTCGCTCCGATTTCTTCCTATCTCAGCAAGGTATTCTTCAAGCTGGGCTACCAGTACTACAAATTTGACTACACCGGCAGCAACAGCTGGCTCGGCGCAGCGCACGAGTTCAACGAGCTTAACAACCCCATGCTGGCGCAGATGACTGCTCCCATGAAAACTGCCCAGGATCTGTACGCAACATTTGAAGTACATTTCTAA
- a CDS encoding cytochrome C translates to MNTKVLVGTLMAGLLATAAVEAKEHAGKEYIQKNGYKGPETCEVCHAGTAKQFLTTVHWKHASKVDNVENLDPKQEYGMKNRIYTMCNGNDIVNNLKEIPKAADAKKTKFSGCNTCHPGNHLSDVGSTGAEAEAAVDCLVCHSNSYDFSKRAPHKDDKGNVVLGQDRSTEAALTISKPTVKNCMTCHEAAGGGVYVKRGFTFTAENDVHAAMGMVCVDCHKTENHRIPTGFDPNNWAHDGLRLSCEGCHTEKPHANEAYNNHTAHIACQTCHITRTGGTFAKDFTVWEKLSDGYYEPTTLRKEANETTPVYAWYNKTVANRPDFIGPKGDRKDGKSKIYPFKIFQGKAFFNKKDGQLMSMDFAPPMSSGDTLAGVASAAKILGIKDYEPVPGWQTIYFGSNHLVTKSKALTCNNCHAPNGVLNFKDLGYSEAEVKKLTTPELYFKYMAEKQKEDW, encoded by the coding sequence ATGAACACAAAAGTTCTCGTCGGCACGCTGATGGCAGGTCTGCTGGCAACGGCGGCAGTAGAGGCCAAGGAACATGCCGGCAAGGAATACATTCAGAAGAATGGCTACAAGGGGCCGGAAACCTGCGAAGTCTGCCACGCCGGTACCGCAAAGCAGTTCCTGACGACTGTTCACTGGAAACACGCATCGAAGGTCGATAATGTGGAAAATCTCGACCCCAAGCAGGAATACGGGATGAAAAACCGTATTTACACCATGTGCAACGGCAACGATATCGTCAACAACCTGAAGGAGATTCCCAAAGCTGCCGACGCAAAGAAGACCAAGTTTTCCGGCTGCAACACCTGCCATCCGGGCAACCACCTATCCGACGTGGGGAGCACTGGCGCTGAGGCAGAAGCTGCCGTCGACTGTCTCGTCTGTCACTCGAATTCCTATGACTTCAGCAAGCGCGCTCCCCATAAGGATGATAAAGGCAACGTAGTGCTCGGTCAGGACCGCAGCACCGAAGCTGCCCTCACCATCTCGAAGCCGACGGTCAAGAACTGCATGACCTGCCACGAAGCGGCAGGGGGCGGCGTTTATGTTAAGCGCGGCTTCACCTTCACGGCGGAGAACGATGTCCATGCCGCCATGGGAATGGTCTGCGTCGATTGCCACAAGACCGAAAATCACCGGATACCGACCGGCTTCGACCCGAACAACTGGGCCCACGACGGTCTGCGCCTCTCCTGCGAAGGGTGCCACACCGAAAAGCCCCACGCTAACGAGGCGTACAATAATCACACTGCACACATTGCCTGCCAGACCTGCCACATAACCAGGACCGGCGGCACGTTTGCCAAGGACTTCACCGTATGGGAAAAGCTCTCCGACGGATACTATGAGCCGACCACTCTCCGCAAGGAAGCAAACGAGACGACACCGGTCTACGCCTGGTACAACAAAACCGTCGCAAACCGTCCCGACTTCATCGGCCCCAAAGGCGACCGCAAAGACGGCAAGAGCAAAATCTACCCATTCAAGATATTCCAGGGCAAAGCCTTCTTCAACAAGAAGGACGGCCAGCTCATGTCAATGGATTTTGCTCCACCCATGTCCAGCGGCGACACCCTTGCCGGGGTAGCATCAGCCGCCAAGATTCTCGGAATTAAAGACTACGAGCCCGTCCCGGGCTGGCAGACCATTTACTTCGGCAGCAACCACCTTGTGACCAAGTCCAAGGCCCTGACCTGCAACAACTGCCACGCCCCCAACGGTGTCCTTAACTTCAAGGATCTTGGCTACAGTGAAGCCGAGGTAAAGAAACTGACCACTCCGGAACTTTACTTCAAGTACATGGCAGAGAAACAAAAAGAAGATTGGTAA